A genomic window from Serinus canaria isolate serCan28SL12 chromosome 4A, serCan2020, whole genome shotgun sequence includes:
- the LOC103824270 gene encoding zona pellucida sperm-binding protein 3-like gives MGFGSRFGVALLCWVLALAASSDPWGFPSRNSGMWRLRGDSPRSQPWARVDLSQLRALSPRPAVAVRCQEGQLAVTVRRDLFGTGRPVRAAELSLGTASCPPLSPNPAQAFVTFVAALHECGSTLQVTPDSLIYRTTLFYKPSRSGNPLIVRATPAEVPIECHYPRRSNVSSGAVHPTWAPFRSTVAAEERLRFSLRLMDDGWSRERLSNGFQLGDSLRFQADVTSEGHMPLRLFVDQCVATASPDRSSSPRYAFIDLGGCLVDSRAEDTASAFVAPRPRPESLRFLVDAFKFAGDAGNLLYISCHLRVSPAGEAPNSWNKACSFSRASGLWAPLEGTAAICSCCDTGSCPSPGGDSREFRPPAARMGRRLRRDSPGQRGGPSGLTEADVSVGPLLILEPAQRFMSPSGSPGSAGNTPQGAAGGIPVVIQGLLLSVATLLSLTSLGMLLWMCRKRLCPLGMSR, from the exons ATGGGGTTTGGGAGCCGCTTTGGGGTcgctctgctctgctgggtgttggCTTTGGCCGCATCCTCCGATCCCTGGGGTTTTCCCTCGCGGAATTCCGGGATGTGGCGGCTGCGGGGTGACTCCCCCAGGTCTCAGCCCTGGGCGCGGGTGGATCTGTCGCAGCTGCGGGCACTGTCCCCGCGCCCCGCGGTGGCCGTGCGCTGCCAGGAGGGGCAGCTGGCGGTCACCGTGCGGAGGGATCTCTTTGGCACCGGGCGCCCGGTGCGGGCAGCGGAGCTGAGCCTGGGCACGGCCTCCTGCCCGCCCctgtccccaaaccctgcccaggcCTTTGTCACCTTCGTGGCCGCGCTGCACGAGTGTGGCAGCACCCTGCAG GTGACCCCGGACTCCCTGATCTACAGAACCACCCTATTCTACAAACCCTCCCGTTCTGGCAACCCCCTTATCGTGAGGGCCACCCCCGCCGAGGTCCCCATTGAGTGTCACTACCCCAG GAGGAGCAACGTGAGCAGCGGTGCCGTGCACCCCACGTGGGCCCCATTCCGCTCCACGGTGGCGGCCGAGGAGCGGCTCCGGTTCTCCCTGCGCCTCATGGACG AcggctggagcagggagaggctctCCAATGGCTTCCAGCTTGGGGACAGCCTCCGCTTCCAGGCCGATGTCACCTCGGAGGGCCACATGCCCCTGCGGCTCTTCGTGGACCAGTGCGTGGCCACCGCCAGCCCGGACCGGAGCTCGTCCCCCCGCTACGCCTTCATCGACCTGGGCGG gtgcCTGGtggacagcagggcagaggacaCCGCCTCAGCCTTCGtggccccgcggccccggccggAGTCGCTGCGGTTCCTGGTGGATGCCTTTAAATTCGCCGGAGACGCCGGGAATTTG CTCTACATCAGCTGCCACCTGCGGGTGTCCCCGGCGGGTGAAGCCCCGAATTCCTGGAATAAAGCCTGTTCCTTCAGCAGAGCCAGCGGGCT GTGGGCACCTCTGGAGGGCACCGCGgccatctgcagctgctgtgacacCGGCAGCTGTCCCTCTCCAGGAGGAGATTCCCGGGAATTCCGCCCTCCGGCCGCACGGATGGGCAGGCGCCTGAGGAGGGACAGTCCCGGCCAGAGAG GTGGGCCCTCAGGGCTGACTGAGGCTGATGTCTCTGTGGGACCCCTCCTAATCCTGGAGCCTGCTCAGAGATTTATGAGCCCCTCTGGAAGTCCAGGATCAGCTGGGAACACCCCCCAAG gtgctgctggtggaatTCCTGTGGTGATCCAGGGGCTCCTGCTGTCAGTAGCCACTCTGCTGAGCCTGACATCCCTGGGAATGCTCCTGTGGATGTGCCGGAAAAGGCTCTGTCCTCTGGGAATGTCCCGATGA